From Pedococcus aerophilus, one genomic window encodes:
- a CDS encoding FAD-binding dehydrogenase has translation MDADVIVVGAGLAGLVATAELADAGRRVLVVDQESPVNIGGQAFWSFGGLFLVDSPEQRRMGIKDSRELAMADWLGSAGFDRLEDQDRWPARWAEAYVDFAAGEKRSWLHDQGMRFFPVVGWAERGDGSATGHGNSVPRFHIVWGTGPGVVEPFLRRVREHVAAGRVELRHRHRVDELVTHDGAVTGIRGAVLADDGASRGRPTSRDEVGEFDLSAQAVVVTSGGIGANHDLVRANWPSRLGQPPAHMLTGVPAHVDGRMLAITEAAGGRLVNRDRMWHYVEGIENFDPIWPDHAIRILPGPSSLWFDGNGDRLPAPLFPGFDTLGTLAHLRQTGHDHSWFVLTSKIIGKEFALSGSEQNPDLTGKSVKDVLGRARADMPAPVRAFLDRGADFVSADTLGELVAKMNALTPHAPLDPAHIERQVVARDRQVDNDFGKDAQLSAIHGARNYRGDKLIRTATPHKILDPKAGPLIAVRLNILTRKTLGGLETDLSARVLSASGEPVPGLYAAGEVAGFGGGGVHGYRALEGTFLGGCIFSGRVAGRAAAAAVA, from the coding sequence ATGGACGCTGACGTCATCGTGGTCGGGGCAGGACTGGCGGGGCTGGTCGCCACCGCAGAGCTCGCAGACGCGGGCCGGCGTGTCCTCGTGGTCGACCAGGAGAGCCCGGTGAACATCGGGGGCCAGGCGTTCTGGTCGTTCGGAGGGTTGTTCCTCGTCGACAGCCCCGAGCAGCGCCGGATGGGGATCAAGGACTCGCGCGAGCTCGCGATGGCCGACTGGCTGGGCTCGGCCGGATTCGACCGGCTCGAGGACCAGGACCGGTGGCCGGCCCGGTGGGCGGAGGCCTACGTCGACTTCGCGGCGGGGGAGAAGCGCTCCTGGCTGCACGACCAGGGGATGCGGTTCTTCCCCGTGGTGGGCTGGGCCGAGCGCGGCGACGGCTCGGCGACCGGGCACGGCAACTCGGTGCCGCGCTTCCACATCGTCTGGGGCACCGGCCCCGGTGTCGTCGAGCCCTTCCTGCGCCGGGTGCGAGAGCACGTTGCCGCCGGCCGGGTCGAGCTGCGGCACCGCCACCGCGTCGACGAGCTCGTCACGCACGACGGTGCCGTCACCGGCATCCGGGGCGCCGTGCTCGCCGACGACGGTGCGTCGCGTGGTCGCCCCACCTCCCGTGACGAGGTGGGGGAGTTCGACCTGTCGGCCCAGGCCGTCGTCGTCACCAGCGGAGGCATCGGCGCCAACCACGACCTCGTCCGTGCCAACTGGCCCTCGCGCCTGGGGCAGCCACCCGCCCACATGCTCACCGGCGTCCCGGCCCACGTCGACGGGCGCATGCTCGCCATCACCGAGGCCGCCGGCGGTCGTCTGGTCAACCGCGACCGCATGTGGCACTACGTCGAGGGCATCGAGAACTTCGACCCGATCTGGCCCGACCACGCGATCCGCATCCTGCCCGGGCCGAGCTCGTTGTGGTTCGACGGCAACGGCGACCGGCTCCCGGCGCCGCTGTTCCCCGGCTTCGACACCCTCGGGACGCTGGCCCACCTCCGGCAGACCGGGCACGACCACAGCTGGTTCGTCCTCACGTCGAAGATCATCGGCAAGGAGTTCGCGCTGTCGGGCTCGGAGCAGAACCCCGACCTCACCGGGAAGTCGGTCAAGGACGTCCTCGGCCGTGCCCGCGCCGACATGCCCGCGCCGGTGCGCGCGTTCCTCGACCGGGGTGCCGACTTCGTCAGCGCCGACACCCTCGGTGAGCTCGTCGCCAAGATGAACGCCCTCACCCCGCACGCCCCTCTCGACCCCGCCCACATCGAGCGCCAGGTCGTGGCGCGCGACCGCCAGGTCGACAACGACTTCGGCAAGGACGCGCAGCTCAGCGCCATCCATGGTGCGCGGAACTACCGCGGTGACAAGCTGATCCGCACCGCCACGCCCCACAAGATCCTCGACCCGAAGGCCGGCCCGCTCATCGCGGTCCGCCTCAACATCCTCACCCGCAAGACCCTGGGTGGGCTCGAGACGGACCTCTCCGCCCGAGTCCTGTCCGCGTCGGGTGAGCCGGTGCCCGGCCTGTATGCCGCCGGCGAGGTCGCCGGGTTCGGCGGCGGTGGTGTGCACGGCTACCGCGCCCTCGAGGGAACCTTCCTCGGTGGCTGCATCTTCTCCGGACGCGTGGCCGGTCGGGCCGCAGCAGCCGCCGTCGCCTGA
- a CDS encoding HAD-IA family hydrolase produces MPRTLGTLDGRDFAAVLFDMDGTLIDSIPVVVRSWLRWAQEEGVDPERLVGFHGVPARGIAATLLPPERVDAAVDRIEAIETADTDGITILPGTVQALATLTAAGAERRDLCAIATSCTRPLATARIEATGLPAPRVVVTASDVAQGKPHPDPFLLAAELLGVDPRECLVVEDAPGGLEAARAAGCSTLAVTTTTAPADLIADAVVGTLGDVRFSVVGGRVRVTGVDADA; encoded by the coding sequence ATGCCGCGCACCCTTGGAACGCTGGACGGGCGAGACTTCGCCGCCGTGCTGTTCGACATGGACGGGACGCTGATCGACTCGATCCCCGTTGTGGTCCGCAGCTGGCTCCGGTGGGCGCAGGAGGAGGGCGTGGACCCCGAACGGCTCGTCGGCTTCCACGGCGTCCCGGCCCGGGGGATCGCGGCGACGCTGCTGCCGCCCGAGCGGGTGGACGCCGCCGTCGACCGGATCGAGGCCATCGAGACCGCGGACACCGACGGCATCACCATCCTGCCGGGGACGGTCCAGGCACTCGCGACCCTCACCGCGGCGGGCGCCGAGCGTCGCGACCTGTGCGCCATCGCGACGTCCTGCACCCGTCCGTTGGCGACCGCCAGGATCGAGGCGACCGGGCTGCCGGCGCCACGCGTGGTCGTCACGGCCAGCGACGTCGCGCAGGGCAAGCCGCACCCCGACCCGTTCCTGCTCGCCGCGGAGCTGCTCGGCGTCGATCCGCGGGAGTGCCTCGTCGTCGAGGACGCCCCCGGTGGGCTGGAGGCCGCGCGAGCCGCGGGCTGCTCCACCCTCGCCGTCACCACGACGACGGCACCGGCCGACCTCATCGCCGACGCGGTGGTCGGCACGCTGGGCGACGTGCGCTTCTCCGTGGTCGGTGGACGGGTTCGCGTGACGGGCGTCGACGCCGACGCGTAG
- a CDS encoding metallophosphoesterase, producing the protein MPLRLLRLGGVLALVAASIVGGVAATTLFPTSVDTLNYGAKLRLSINPTDLGTIQSPTIFGEIHLDFAGPVPAPGVIANVQVKERITDLLSRPNISISSLQPGPLELERAARDAGIGLALRFAAGALVVTLLALGSYAAWARRRPRASRLGVAAACWVIACAVTFASIGFGYRPERLDRFTTTGILGAVQRNADLLAGVETRAEQTTPYLKNLLALSSALQDKYSPQSLGEPVAARVLLVSDIHGANQYPLMKTIVAQEQIDAVIDAGDLVNFGTLAEAQASGVLDGIRSLDVPYVFVKGNHDARSASDTELLRALAKIPNVVLLQPDDDTYTVQSIGGIRIAGFNDPRWFGDDNRDNAAKQKAPAARFASAMADLAPPDVLVAHEPGAVDAVEQRSGIKVHGHLHSDRLDGNTIGVGTFTGGGAFSHFLQAGEGEELTGQPSSFDVAVFGEDCALTSLTRYQFRNVIEGRPAYDDVTLINGSRIESQLPPVPAPASTGATAEPSAPRTCSADAEPTTERVAAPPR; encoded by the coding sequence GTGCCCCTCCGCCTGCTGCGCCTCGGTGGGGTGCTGGCGCTGGTGGCGGCCTCCATCGTCGGCGGGGTCGCGGCGACGACGTTGTTCCCGACGTCCGTGGACACGCTCAACTACGGCGCGAAGCTGCGCCTGTCGATCAACCCCACCGACCTCGGCACCATCCAGAGCCCGACGATCTTCGGGGAGATCCACCTCGACTTCGCCGGCCCCGTCCCGGCCCCCGGCGTGATCGCGAACGTCCAGGTCAAGGAACGCATCACCGACCTGCTCTCCCGCCCGAACATCTCGATCAGCTCCCTGCAGCCCGGTCCGCTCGAGCTCGAGCGCGCCGCCCGCGACGCCGGCATCGGCCTGGCCCTGCGCTTCGCCGCCGGTGCCCTCGTCGTGACCCTCCTCGCGCTCGGCTCGTATGCCGCGTGGGCACGACGGCGTCCCCGGGCCAGTCGGCTCGGGGTCGCCGCCGCCTGCTGGGTCATCGCGTGCGCCGTGACGTTCGCCAGCATCGGGTTCGGCTACCGGCCCGAGCGGCTGGACCGCTTCACCACCACCGGGATCCTCGGCGCGGTGCAGCGCAACGCCGACCTCCTGGCCGGGGTGGAGACGCGCGCCGAGCAGACGACGCCGTACCTGAAGAACCTGCTCGCCCTCTCGTCCGCCTTGCAGGACAAGTACTCCCCGCAGTCGCTCGGCGAGCCGGTGGCGGCCCGGGTGCTGCTGGTCTCCGACATCCACGGGGCGAACCAGTACCCGCTGATGAAGACGATCGTGGCGCAGGAGCAGATCGACGCGGTGATCGACGCAGGCGACCTCGTCAACTTCGGCACCCTCGCGGAGGCCCAGGCGTCGGGCGTCCTGGACGGCATCCGGTCGCTCGACGTGCCCTACGTCTTCGTCAAGGGCAACCACGACGCCCGGTCCGCCAGCGACACCGAGCTGTTGCGGGCGCTCGCGAAGATCCCCAACGTCGTCCTGCTCCAGCCGGACGACGACACCTACACGGTGCAGAGCATCGGTGGAATCCGCATCGCCGGGTTCAACGACCCCCGCTGGTTCGGCGACGACAACCGCGACAACGCCGCGAAGCAGAAGGCGCCGGCGGCACGGTTCGCGTCCGCGATGGCGGACCTCGCCCCGCCCGACGTCCTCGTGGCCCACGAGCCGGGTGCGGTGGACGCGGTCGAACAGCGGTCGGGCATCAAGGTCCACGGCCACCTGCACTCCGACCGCCTTGACGGCAACACCATCGGGGTCGGGACCTTCACCGGCGGTGGAGCGTTCAGCCACTTCCTCCAGGCGGGCGAGGGCGAGGAGCTCACGGGTCAGCCGTCGTCCTTCGACGTCGCGGTGTTCGGTGAGGACTGCGCCCTCACGTCCCTCACGCGGTACCAGTTCCGCAACGTCATCGAGGGCCGACCGGCGTACGACGACGTGACCCTGATCAACGGCTCGCGGATCGAGTCGCAGCTGCCGCCGGTGCCTGCACCGGCGAGCACCGGCGCCACGGCCGAGCCCAGCGCCCCCCGCACCTGCTCCGCGGACGCCGAGCCCACGACGGAACGCGTGGCGGCTCCCCCGCGTTGA
- a CDS encoding DUF5701 family protein has protein sequence MTTTEFDRQLRTYLDTGWPDLSGLSVEDFAAMVEPLRDKAAQLEATVSDEGSSVGTGPVDPPIPFALVVTSQVVTADRALPSIHWRTTTGWTEYSADELAAYAPVDGVELPHPTAYLVTGVDTGKGTLDVRAKDAVPIIEAQGRSPLTVDEGVCLLALFPGILKDRNAFFLPGSRDTTKRVAALWVSKGHPRLGWCWEGNPHTWLGSASCVGRVA, from the coding sequence ATGACCACGACCGAGTTCGACCGCCAGCTCCGGACCTACCTGGACACCGGGTGGCCCGACCTCTCCGGCTTGTCCGTCGAGGACTTCGCCGCGATGGTGGAACCGTTGCGGGACAAGGCAGCTCAGCTCGAGGCGACGGTCTCGGACGAAGGCTCCAGCGTCGGCACCGGCCCGGTCGACCCGCCGATCCCGTTCGCCCTCGTCGTCACGTCGCAGGTCGTGACCGCCGACCGTGCCCTGCCGTCCATCCACTGGCGCACGACGACCGGGTGGACGGAGTACTCCGCGGACGAGCTCGCCGCCTACGCACCCGTCGACGGCGTCGAGCTCCCGCACCCGACGGCATACCTCGTCACCGGGGTGGACACCGGGAAAGGGACCCTCGACGTGCGCGCGAAGGACGCCGTGCCGATCATCGAGGCACAGGGCCGCAGCCCGCTGACCGTCGACGAAGGGGTCTGCCTGCTGGCGCTCTTCCCCGGGATCCTCAAGGACCGCAACGCCTTCTTCCTGCCCGGGTCCCGCGACACGACCAAGCGGGTGGCCGCTCTGTGGGTGAGCAAGGGGCACCCCCGGCTGGGCTGGTGCTGGGAGGGCAACCCCCACACCTGGCTGGGCTCGGCGTCCTGCGTCGGACGGGTGGCCTGA
- a CDS encoding sucrase ferredoxin has translation MTTPHCATEARVRGDSLTASAAPAKRWLLVEHDGPWLPTALDSPGLVGPVGRALHEAAMAVQGRALLIRRPGRRPHRVVRSWAVVDHTGTQEWGTWRHAEDLLVAADVMRAGPQPPATARARSTPPLVLVCAHGRHDVCCAVRGRPVVAALSARWADRTWECSHIGGDRFAPNVLLLPDGAYYGNLDVSSALDVVEAHLRGTVTARYFRGVSTRPPAVQAALSAVLSSYGPAGLDDVRDALCDSTGKDSFRVTVLGTGRLPVLVQADVTRTVAPPARLTCRAESGSSAWSWSVGALRIPGVEHAP, from the coding sequence GTGACCACGCCGCACTGCGCGACCGAGGCGCGCGTCCGGGGGGACTCCCTCACCGCCTCGGCGGCGCCCGCGAAGCGTTGGCTGCTGGTCGAGCACGACGGTCCGTGGCTGCCCACCGCGTTGGACAGCCCAGGCCTCGTGGGGCCGGTCGGTCGCGCCCTGCACGAGGCGGCCATGGCGGTGCAGGGTCGCGCGCTCCTCATCCGCCGCCCCGGCCGACGACCTCACCGGGTGGTCCGGTCCTGGGCCGTCGTCGACCACACGGGGACCCAGGAGTGGGGCACCTGGCGGCACGCCGAGGACCTGCTCGTCGCGGCCGACGTCATGCGTGCCGGGCCGCAGCCCCCCGCGACCGCCCGGGCCCGCTCCACCCCGCCGCTCGTGCTCGTGTGCGCCCACGGCCGCCACGACGTCTGCTGCGCGGTGCGCGGTCGCCCGGTCGTGGCGGCGTTGTCAGCCCGGTGGGCCGACCGCACGTGGGAGTGCTCGCACATCGGCGGCGACCGGTTCGCGCCCAACGTCCTGCTGCTGCCCGACGGCGCCTACTACGGCAACCTCGACGTGAGCTCGGCCCTCGACGTGGTCGAGGCGCACCTGCGCGGCACCGTCACGGCCCGCTACTTCCGCGGGGTCTCTACCCGCCCGCCGGCCGTGCAGGCCGCGCTGTCCGCCGTGCTGTCGAGCTACGGACCAGCCGGCCTGGACGACGTCCGCGACGCCCTGTGCGACAGCACCGGCAAGGACTCCTTCCGCGTCACGGTCCTGGGCACCGGGCGGCTCCCGGTGCTCGTGCAGGCAGACGTGACCCGCACCGTGGCCCCGCCGGCGCGGCTGACCTGCCGGGCCGAGTCGGGGTCCAGCGCCTGGAGCTGGTCGGTCGGGGCTCTGCGCATCCCCGGCGTCGAGCACGCCCCCTGA
- a CDS encoding cupin domain-containing protein: MTAPPSGHPALRRLIAVDAETFAGEHWGSEPLLTRARDLPLPFDDLFSESAVDELISTRGLRTPFLRMAKEGSTLPDRAFTRGGGTGAAIADQASDDLVLRQFAEGATLVLQGLHRTWAPVVEFAQQLAADLGHPTQVNAYVTPPQNTGFSDHYDVHDVFVLQISGAKRWRIRRPVHESPLRTEPWTDRRAAVEAAAQEVPMLETTLEPGDCLYLPRGYLHSATAQGGVSTHLTIGVHSWTRHHLADEMLKVALSSAAKDPSVRASLPLGTSLADPAARAADVELVRAALVRAVSELDASDLVTALSSSARGAQRAAPVAPLAQHALAHALEDDTALVVRAHLTPELADHDGYAVLTTRAGTLRLESDELTTVKAFLDEGGATAGELGTDLARRLVLAGIAVAA; the protein is encoded by the coding sequence ATGACCGCTCCGCCGAGCGGTCATCCTGCGCTGCGTCGGCTCATCGCCGTCGACGCAGAGACGTTCGCGGGGGAGCACTGGGGGAGCGAGCCGCTGCTCACCCGGGCCCGTGACCTGCCGCTGCCCTTCGACGACCTGTTCTCCGAGTCCGCGGTGGACGAGCTGATCTCCACGCGTGGCCTGCGGACCCCCTTCCTGCGCATGGCCAAGGAGGGCTCGACGCTGCCCGACCGCGCATTCACCCGCGGGGGCGGCACCGGTGCGGCCATCGCCGACCAGGCCAGTGACGACCTCGTCCTGCGCCAGTTCGCCGAGGGCGCGACGCTCGTGCTCCAGGGTCTGCACCGGACGTGGGCGCCGGTGGTCGAGTTCGCCCAGCAGCTGGCCGCCGACCTCGGGCACCCGACCCAGGTCAACGCCTACGTCACCCCGCCGCAGAACACCGGCTTCAGCGACCACTACGACGTGCACGACGTGTTCGTGCTGCAGATCTCCGGCGCCAAGCGGTGGCGGATCCGCCGCCCCGTCCACGAGAGCCCGCTGCGCACCGAGCCCTGGACCGACCGGCGTGCAGCCGTCGAGGCCGCGGCGCAGGAGGTGCCGATGCTCGAGACCACCCTCGAGCCGGGCGACTGCCTCTACCTGCCGCGCGGCTACCTGCACTCCGCGACCGCCCAGGGCGGCGTGAGCACCCACCTCACCATCGGGGTGCACTCCTGGACCCGCCACCACCTCGCCGACGAGATGCTCAAGGTCGCGTTGTCCTCCGCGGCGAAGGACCCCTCCGTGCGGGCCTCGCTCCCGCTGGGTACCTCCCTCGCGGACCCCGCTGCCCGCGCAGCCGACGTCGAGCTCGTCCGAGCCGCCCTCGTGCGCGCGGTCTCCGAGCTGGACGCCTCCGACCTCGTCACCGCCCTGTCGTCCTCCGCTCGCGGAGCCCAGCGCGCCGCGCCGGTGGCGCCGCTGGCCCAGCACGCGCTCGCCCACGCACTGGAGGACGACACCGCGCTGGTCGTTCGAGCGCACCTGACGCCCGAGCTGGCCGACCACGACGGGTACGCCGTCCTGACGACTCGGGCCGGCACCCTGCGCCTAGAAAGCGATGAGCTCACCACCGTCAAGGCGTTCCTCGACGAGGGCGGGGCGACGGCGGGCGAGCTCGGTACCGACCTCGCGCGGCGGCTGGTCCTGGCCGGCATCGCCGTCGCGGCGTGA
- a CDS encoding YkvA family protein, protein MWRELLLGLAAGLAVTWLALLVALLLVRPKGSLLTESLRLLPDLLRLLRDVAADSSQPRGVRVRLGLLLGYLAMPFDLVPDFLPVIGYADDVVVVVWTLRSVARSVGLDELRRHWRGSDDGFAALCRVAGLVPRP, encoded by the coding sequence ATGTGGCGTGAACTGCTCCTGGGGTTGGCCGCGGGTCTCGCCGTCACGTGGCTCGCCCTGCTGGTGGCGCTGCTCCTGGTCCGGCCCAAGGGGTCGCTGCTCACCGAGTCGCTGCGCCTGCTGCCGGACCTCCTGCGGCTCCTGCGCGACGTGGCGGCGGACTCGTCCCAACCCCGTGGCGTGCGGGTGCGGCTCGGGCTGCTGCTCGGGTACCTCGCGATGCCCTTCGACCTCGTGCCCGACTTCCTCCCCGTCATCGGGTATGCCGACGACGTGGTCGTCGTCGTGTGGACCCTGCGCTCGGTGGCGCGGTCCGTCGGCCTCGACGAGCTGCGGCGGCACTGGCGGGGGAGCGACGACGGTTTCGCTGCCCTGTGCCGTGTCGCGGGCCTGGTGCCGCGGCCCTGA
- a CDS encoding SGNH/GDSL hydrolase family protein — MAMTRTFGAITALMAGTALTLSAAPAQAAGSYVALGDSYSSGTGTRSYINDGTACQRSVYAYPSLVSASKGLTLNFRACSGATVADVTNTQLSALSSSTTQVSISVGGNDAGFADVLTECAQPGWASDCDGAIDDAQAIVNTTLPGRLSTLYSSIRSKAPNAKVVVVGYPRIFMGEDCNALTWFSPAEEARLNATADLLNSRTASAAAAKGFTFANPTSRFTGHAVCDSVEWLNGLSNPISDSYHPNVAGHRDGYAPLVSTPLTGSTLKISSTTLRTAEASSTRLADQQKRYAAADSTIEPKVFRAPDLSSPEIRAAAKRAGVDLSSRASIDAADREWSQRQAQQQAQEQGATEQESATR; from the coding sequence ATGGCGATGACCCGGACGTTCGGCGCGATCACGGCCCTGATGGCCGGCACCGCGCTCACGTTGTCAGCAGCACCCGCTCAGGCAGCGGGTTCCTATGTCGCACTAGGCGACTCGTACTCGTCAGGCACGGGCACCCGCAGCTACATCAACGACGGGACGGCCTGCCAGCGGTCGGTGTACGCCTACCCCTCCCTCGTCTCCGCGAGCAAGGGCCTGACGCTGAACTTCCGGGCCTGCTCCGGCGCGACCGTCGCCGACGTCACCAACACCCAGCTCAGCGCGCTCTCCTCGTCGACGACCCAGGTGAGCATCTCGGTGGGCGGCAACGACGCCGGGTTCGCCGACGTCCTCACCGAGTGCGCCCAGCCGGGATGGGCCAGCGACTGCGACGGCGCCATCGACGACGCCCAGGCGATCGTCAACACCACGCTCCCCGGCCGGCTGTCGACGCTCTACTCCTCGATAAGGTCCAAGGCCCCGAACGCCAAGGTCGTCGTCGTCGGTTACCCCCGCATCTTCATGGGCGAGGACTGCAACGCGTTGACGTGGTTCTCCCCCGCGGAGGAGGCCCGGCTCAACGCGACCGCCGACCTGCTCAACAGCAGGACCGCCTCGGCTGCCGCAGCGAAGGGGTTCACCTTCGCCAACCCCACCAGCCGGTTCACCGGGCACGCGGTCTGCGACTCCGTCGAGTGGCTCAACGGCCTGTCGAACCCGATCAGCGACAGCTACCACCCCAACGTCGCCGGGCACCGCGACGGGTACGCCCCGCTCGTCAGCACGCCGCTGACGGGCAGCACCCTCAAGATCTCCTCCACCACCCTGCGCACCGCCGAGGCCAGCAGCACCCGACTCGCCGACCAGCAGAAGCGTTACGCGGCAGCGGATTCCACGATCGAGCCGAAGGTCTTCCGCGCCCCCGACCTGAGCTCGCCAGAGATCAGGGCAGCAGCGAAGCGCGCCGGTGTCGACCTGTCCAGCCGGGCCAGCATCGACGCGGCCGACCGCGAGTGGTCGCAGCGCCAGGCCCAGCAGCAGGCGCAGGAGCAGGGCGCCACCGAGCAGGAGTCGGCCACCCGCTGA
- a CDS encoding sugar ABC transporter permease — protein sequence MSASTPTPEVQSADATAALPADLQDERLIASQGVGGFLRAFLSRLRSGDLGSLPVVVGLIVIWGVFQIANDAFLSSRNLVNLTQQSAATGTIALGIVLVLLLGEIDLSVGSMSGLAAAILAVGFVGHGWSLWVAILAALASGAVIGAIYGLLYTRFGVPSFVITLAGLLAFLGLQLKVLGKEGSINIPFDSGLVKFAQASFLSDAVAYVLVLVVVGVYVATRLRANQRRTAAGLSTTPVVTLALRAVALLVLLGIPVYVLNRDRGVSYMFLLFVALVVVFDFVIRRTRWGRSVLAIGGNVEAARRAGINVRRVYVTVFVFCSTLAALGGLLAAGRLASANQGSGGVDTNLNAIAAAVIGGTSLFGGRGTAYSALLGILVIQSISNGLSLVNLGSPERYMITGGVLLLAVIVDSLSRRSRAAHGRA from the coding sequence ATGAGCGCGTCCACCCCCACCCCGGAGGTGCAGTCCGCCGACGCGACGGCCGCCCTGCCCGCGGACCTGCAGGACGAGCGGCTCATCGCGTCCCAGGGCGTCGGCGGCTTCCTGCGCGCGTTCCTGTCCCGGCTGCGCAGTGGTGACCTCGGGTCGCTGCCCGTCGTCGTCGGCCTCATCGTCATCTGGGGCGTCTTCCAGATCGCGAACGACGCGTTCCTCTCCAGCCGCAACCTCGTCAACCTCACCCAGCAGAGTGCAGCCACCGGCACGATCGCCCTCGGCATCGTCCTGGTGCTGCTGCTCGGTGAGATCGACCTGTCGGTCGGCTCGATGAGCGGACTGGCCGCGGCCATCCTCGCCGTCGGGTTCGTCGGCCACGGCTGGTCTCTGTGGGTGGCCATCCTCGCCGCCCTGGCCTCCGGCGCGGTCATCGGAGCGATCTACGGACTGCTCTACACCCGGTTCGGTGTGCCGAGCTTCGTCATCACGTTGGCCGGGTTGCTCGCCTTCCTCGGACTACAGCTCAAGGTGCTGGGCAAGGAGGGGTCGATCAACATCCCGTTCGACTCCGGCCTGGTGAAGTTCGCCCAGGCGAGCTTCCTCTCGGACGCCGTCGCCTACGTCCTCGTGCTCGTCGTGGTCGGTGTGTATGTCGCGACGCGGCTGCGCGCCAACCAGCGCCGCACCGCTGCCGGCCTGTCCACGACCCCCGTGGTCACCCTGGCGCTGCGTGCGGTGGCCCTGCTCGTCCTCCTCGGCATCCCGGTGTACGTCCTCAACCGTGACCGCGGCGTCTCCTACATGTTCCTGCTGTTCGTCGCGCTGGTCGTCGTCTTCGACTTCGTGATCCGCCGGACCCGTTGGGGCCGTTCGGTGCTCGCCATCGGTGGCAACGTCGAGGCAGCCCGCCGCGCGGGCATCAACGTGCGCCGCGTCTACGTCACGGTCTTCGTGTTCTGCTCCACGCTGGCGGCCCTCGGTGGCCTGCTCGCGGCCGGTCGACTCGCGTCGGCCAACCAGGGCAGCGGCGGCGTCGACACCAACCTCAACGCCATCGCCGCGGCCGTCATCGGTGGCACCAGCCTCTTCGGTGGCCGCGGCACGGCCTACTCGGCCCTGCTCGGCATCCTCGTGATCCAGTCGATCTCGAACGGCCTCAGCCTGGTCAACCTCGGCTCCCCGGAGCGCTACATGATCACCGGTGGCGTCCTGCTGCTCGCGGTCATCGTCGACTCCCTGAGCCGTCGCAGCCGCGCCGCCCACGGTCGCGCCTGA
- a CDS encoding ATP-binding cassette domain-containing protein — MTATLSPATTAVLSLTGVSKRFGAVQALKDIDFDVHAGEVVALVGDNGAGKSTLVKTIAGVYTPDGGTMLFDGKEASVSSPAEAQHLGIATVFQDLALCDNLDVVANLFLGRELYTGRALDEVTMEQESWRLLRQLSAKIPSVRIPVASLSGGQRQTVAIARSLLGAPKVVMLDEPTAALGVAQTAEVLNLVERLRENGLGVILISHNMSDVMAVADRVSVLRLGRNNGTFAVSQTTSQEIIAAITGATTNAVSKRAARRESTDGDTAPAAQAPDTRSDASASTQEEQS; from the coding sequence ATGACCGCCACCCTCTCGCCGGCCACGACGGCTGTGCTGTCGCTGACCGGAGTCAGCAAGCGCTTCGGTGCCGTGCAGGCACTCAAGGACATCGACTTCGACGTCCACGCCGGGGAGGTGGTCGCCCTCGTCGGTGACAACGGCGCGGGCAAGTCCACGCTCGTCAAGACCATCGCCGGGGTCTACACCCCCGACGGCGGCACGATGCTGTTCGACGGCAAGGAGGCCAGCGTCTCCAGCCCCGCCGAGGCGCAGCACCTCGGCATCGCGACGGTCTTCCAGGACCTCGCCCTGTGCGACAACCTCGACGTCGTCGCCAACCTCTTCCTCGGCCGCGAGCTCTACACCGGTCGCGCGCTCGACGAGGTGACCATGGAGCAGGAGTCCTGGCGGCTGCTGCGCCAGCTCAGCGCCAAGATCCCGTCCGTGCGCATCCCCGTCGCGAGCCTCTCCGGCGGCCAGCGCCAGACCGTGGCCATCGCCCGGTCGCTGCTCGGGGCACCCAAGGTCGTCATGCTCGACGAGCCGACCGCGGCGCTCGGTGTCGCCCAGACCGCCGAGGTGCTCAACCTCGTCGAGCGCCTGCGCGAGAACGGCCTCGGCGTCATCCTCATCAGCCACAACATGTCCGACGTCATGGCCGTGGCCGACCGTGTCAGCGTGCTGCGCCTCGGGCGCAACAACGGCACGTTCGCCGTCAGCCAGACCACCAGCCAGGAGATCATCGCCGCCATCACGGGCGCGACGACCAACGCCGTGTCGAAGCGGGCGGCCCGCCGCGAGTCCACGGACGGCGACACCGCCCCGGCCGCGCAGGCCCCGGACACCCGATCGGACGCCAGCGCGTCCACGCAGGAGGAGCAGTCATGA